One Lytechinus pictus isolate F3 Inbred chromosome 12, Lp3.0, whole genome shotgun sequence genomic region harbors:
- the LOC135156210 gene encoding uncharacterized protein LOC135156210, whose product MNAEGSHIYPGYGVANRGIRGEQITEERRVSSGVRTGEEEESDVRISELFERAELGHPFGYRRDVNLLMDVICDRLSSRLCHRCVRQTCNQTCPRLSEISDSCQCQETNGTASNLSRLVQGREEITQTTSHRCESCNVILCDRANARETVLAESRGSNHPDPETFNKRRMGFLKSRAFLEQKFKQGMAEKARQLSLSSAPNKTLASHKFGDDLLRHPPGACKANFYGTPGSARVQTEKPVYIEGTNPFLDQLKFELQNDEDTKQHFANIYQKDYPSSPQSNLPYETPLEFENRTVGATRHMHASPVDLLRKRISHYDNGSKWAPKGNLEYRVQHNKQTKMAGESPRRWTVEEYGRNDERSSEELMEVDPSIHHQVVSLIPRATGQKNGRCNALVGFADKMSQEAMAEGPTYKHSSALWKQTYEKLFGRSSSSPTSTVLQSLQKKKLNLNPKEDRASEERGIQAVPSAHVAETQTNDGSGSSIQETSMGQQTTETGNGAGIKAITSIGIGNIDSVKIHADVCTQTSKTSQESVRQQPFSLNMWTQTRTLPRGTEPITLPVPRKTTGHQPIHTHYSSDWSPVSESDNEDALPMNPKNTVKFYKQSFKKLKKKFVGGKDASSSDSDVDTRHRVGRVLGSSRDASTDSWYNMDTSSHSQLHGQPKTTHTRSFQYAHPVLRDVLCLEKPPQTDPSKFERVNREESPVHSQNVLWCYDECDMAAFFELHHLDVPISLRKKKGKRNKNKSDDERSGQVIAVKKEDIKQEQTGKMFDEEKFKRPVIPQSPPPTMKQKPEFHQGNLNQFEAKEGTRRLSWRDQAHINRKAKFFEVEAEIAGETTRSSVEERKISFVPDTGTVRRISLFEGMARH is encoded by the exons ATGAATGCGGAAG gCTCCCATATCTATCCCGGGTATGGGGTGGCAAACCGGGGTATACGAGGTGAACAAATAACAGAAGAAAGACGTGTTAGCAGCGGAGTTAGGACTGGGGAGGAGGAAGAAAGCGATGTTCGGATATCAGAGTTATTTGAACGGGCTGAACTCGGTCATCCGTTCGGGTATCGTCGAGATGTCAACCTTCTCATGGATGTGATATGCGATCGACTGTCAAG TCGGTTATGCCATCGGTGTGTCCGTCAGACATGTAACCAGACGTGTCCCCGTCTATCTGAAATCAGCGATTCCTGCCAATGTCAAGAGACCAATGGTACTGCCTCTAATCTCAGTAGACTGGTGCAAGGTCGAGAGGAAATCACCCAGACTACATCACATCGATGCGAGTCATGCAACGTTATTTTGTGTGACAGAGCCAATGCGAGAGAAACGGTTCTAGCAGAATCCAGAGGTAGTAATCATCCTGACCCTGAGACTTTCAATAAAAGAAGAATGGGATTCTTGAAGAGCAGAGCCTTCCTTGAGCAAAAGTTCAAACAAGGGATGGCAGAGAAAGCTCGGCAATTATCCCTTAGCTCGGCACCAAATAAGACACTCGCTAGCCACAAGTTCGGCGATGATCTGCTGAGACATCCTCCAGGTGCCTGTAAGGCAAACTTTTATGGTACACCGGGTTCGGCACGGGTCCAAACTGAGAAGCCCGTGTACATCGAAGGGACCAACCCCTTTCTTGATCAGCTGAAGTTTGAGCTTCAGAATGACGAAGATACAAAGCAACATTTTGCGAACATATACCAGAAAGATTACCCATCTTCTCCACAGTCTAACCTTCCGTACGAAACTCCGTTAGAATTCGAAAATAGGACTGTTGGCGCAACACGACATATGCACGCATCACCAGTAGATCTTCTGCGGAAGCGAATTAGTCACTACGACAATGGTTCAAAATGGGCGCCGAAGGGCAACCTGGAATATCGTGTACAACATAACAAGCAAACGAAAATGGCGGGAGAAAGTCCTCGCCGATGGACAGTTGAGGAATATGGAAGAAATGACGAAAGATCATCCGAAGAGTTGATGGAAGTTGACCCCAGTATCCATCACCAAGTTGTGTCATTGATCCCTCGAGCCACTGGACAGAAGAATGGACGTTGCAACGCCCTAGTTGGGTTCGCTGATAAAATGTCCCAAGAGGCGATGGCAGAAGGACCCACCTACAAACATTCGTCAGCATTGTGGAAACAGACATACGAGAAATTATTCGGCCGAAGCTCTTCGAGTCCTACAAGCACCGTTCTCCAATCGTTgcagaagaaaaaattgaaCTTAAATCCTAAAGAGGATCGTGCTTCAGAGGAGAGAGGAATCCAAGCTGTTCCATCAGCTCACGTAGCAGAAACCCAAACCAACGACGGTTCAGGGAGTAGTATCCAGGAAACTTCGATGGGTCAGCAAACTACAGAAACAGGAAACGGTGCTGGAATTAAAGCAATCACATCAATTGGAATTGGTAACATTGACTCTGTAAAGATTCATGCAGATGTTTGCACCCAAACTTCAAAGACTTCGCAAGAATCGGTCAGGCAGCAACCATtctccttgaacatgtggacACAAACGCGAACACTACCACGAGGGACTGAACCTATAACACTACCCGTTCCAAGGAAAACCACTGGGCACCAGCCAATTCATACACATTACTCATCCGACTGGTCACCCGTCTCTGAAAGTGATAATGAGGATGCTTTACCAATGAACCCGAAGAATACTGTCAAGTTCTATAAACAGTCATTCAAGAAACTGAAAAAGAAATTTGTAGGAGGAAAGGATGCATCCTCCAGCGATTCCGATGTGGATACTCGTCACCGGGTCGGTAGGGTTTTGGGATCTTCTCGCGATGCCTCCACTGACAGCTGGTATAACATGGACACATCCAGCCACTCTCAACTACATGGTCAGCCTAAAACGACCCACACCCGCTCTTTTCAGTATGCACATCCTGTGCTTCGCGATGTCCTCTGCCTTGAGAAACCACCTCAGACTGACCCGTCGAAATTCGAAAGAGTTAACAGAGAGGAGTCACCGGTCCACTCTCAGAACGTCCTTTGGTGTTATGACGAATGCGATATGGCGGCTTTCTTTGAGCTCCATCATCTCGATGTCCCCATATCACTCCgcaagaagaaaggaaagagaaataaaaataaaagtgacGATGAAAGATCAGGGCAAGTGATTGCTGTCAAAAAGGAGGATATCAAGCAAGAACAAACAG GCAAAATGTTTGACGAAGAGAAGTTCAAACGGCCAGTCATACCCCAAAGTCCGCCACCTACGATGAAACAAAAACCTGAATTTCACCAGGGTAATCTAAATCAGTTTGAGGCGAAAGAAGGTACACGACGCTTGTCATGGCGCGACCAAGCACATATCAACCGAAAG GCGAAGTTTTTCGAGGTAGAAGCAGAAATTGCAGGTGAGACCACACGGTCATCTGTTGAAGAGCGTAAAATTTCGTTCGTTCCAGACACCGGTACTGTTCGTCGGATCAGTCTCTTCGAAGGGATGGCTCGCCATTGA